The nucleotide window CATTAAAATCAATTCCTGGTTGTTGAGAATATCCTTTTGCAACCAAACGAGCCTTATGCTTTTGGATTGAGCCATCTTCATTAAACTTTGTCTTGTAGACCCATTTAAGTCCAATGATATCTTTTGATTTGGGTTGATCAACAAGTTCCCATGTTCTATTTTTCTTGATAACTCTTATTTCCGCATCCATTGCATCTTgccaaatattttcttttacaacTTCCTCGAATTTTTGAGGCTCCAAAGCACTCAAAGCAAGATCACATGACTCATATATATCTGCCAATGAACGCGTTCTTGCGTTTAGTCTAGGAGTTGAATCTGGTGAACTAGGATCAGCTGTTCTTGCACTTGGAATTGGACTTTGAAAGAACTGAGTTTCTTCTGAATGTGATGAATCTGGTTCctcaaaaaatattggcacTTCAATATCATAATTCTCCCATTTCCAAGCTTTGAGttcatcaaaaataacatctctAGAAATTACCAAACTTTTGGTTCTTGGATCAATTAATCTGTAAGCTTTGGACTGATCACTATATCccacaaaaatatatttctcacctttctcatcaaatttttctctcttttgagAAGGGATATGTGCATATGCAGTGCACCCCAAAATCTTGAAGAAATCCACCTTTTGGTTTAAAACGATGCCATGCTTCAAAAGGAGTCTTATCTTTGACTGCTTTGGTTGGAGACCGATTAAGAATAAAAACTGCTGTATGAATTGCTTCACCCCAAAATGTATTTGGCAGACTCTTAGCTTTCAACATGCTTCTTGCCATCTCGACAATGGTTCGATTTCTTCGTTCGGCAACTCCATTTTGCTGTGGGGTGTACCTTGTTGTCAACTCTCTTTTAATACCATTGCTTTTGCAATATTCAGAAAATTCATTTGATGTAAACTCTCCACCACGATCTGTTCTTAACACCTTCAAATTGTGACCACTTTGATTTTCTCCAAAAGCTTTGAATTGcttgaaaacagaaaatgctTCTGACTTTTGTTCTAAGAAATATACCCACATCATCCTTGAGAAATCATCTACGAATAGAATGAAGTACCTTTTGTTATTGAAGGATGGTGTACGAGTTGGTCCGCAAATATCTGCATGTACCAATTCAAGAGGGGCTTTTGCTCTCCAAGATGATTGTGAGAATGGTAATCGATGGAATTTTCCAAAGATACAGCCCTCACATATTTCCTTTTCAGAGTGAATGGAGGGAAGTCCAACCACCATACTTTTCTGGTGTAACAGCTGCAAGCTTCTTTGATTCAAATGCCCATATCTTAAATACCATAATAATGACCCATCAACTTTTTCTGCTTCTAAAGCCAAATTTTCCTTTGATGTCATCAGCAGTGGAAAAACTTTGTTTGCTGTCATTTTTATCTTTGCCACCAGAGTGTTATTCTTTTTATCAGAAATAACACAATAATCATCTTCAAATTTCACCAAGAATCCTCTTTGCAAAAGTTGTCCAACACTTAGTAAATTTTGAGCCAAATTAGGAACATACAGCACATCATAGACAAGTTTTGGAATACCTCCTTTTGTTTGCACAGAAATGATACCCTTGCCTTCCACGTTGTGTAGTTTTCCATCACCAAGCTTGACTTGTGAGTTCACTTTTTCTTCTAACTTGACAAAGCATTGCTTATTTCCTGTCATATGATTACTACATCCGCTATCCACGTACCAAACATCTTGGGAATCTTTATGAGAACTGAAACATGTATAAAATAATTGCTCTTGAGAGTCATTGTTCTCCGTAAAATTTGCTTCATTGTTTTTCTGATATCTGCAGTCTCTTTGTGAATGATTGGGTATCCTGCATCGGGTACATTTGTATCGGCAATCTGCACTTTTATGCCATATTTGTTGCAAATATAGCATTGAATGGATGATCTTCCATTTTGATTATTTGAATTGCTGCTTCCTTGTTGATTATTGGAACTGTTGCTTCCTTCTTGATGATTGAGACTGCTGCCTTGTTGTTGATTATTGAAACTATTGCCTCCTTTGTTGGAGTTTCTACGCccaaaatttttgtttctccCATTTTGAGATTTCTGGAATTGTCctcctttttgtttgtcttctttctctttcgaATTCACCTTGGACTGGAAAGCTTGCTCCACAGATTGTTCTGTGGATCTGttgattcttttttcatgtgcTTCCAATGAACCAATTAATTCATGTAAAGAAAGTGTAGATAAATCTTTTGATTCTTCTATTGCAGCAGCGACATGATCATATTTTGGCGGTAGACTTCATAAAGTTTTCTCTACGATTTTCTTGTCTGGAATAGTGTCCCCATAACATTTGATTTGGTTCACAATCCCAGAAACCTTTGTGAAGAATACTTGAATGGATTCACTGTCTTTCATAAGTAAGTTATCAAACTCCCGCCATAAGGATTGCAATTTGATTGAGATAACATTTTCTGAACCTTTGAACTCAATTTTGAGAATTTCCCAAGCCTGCTTTGATGTTGTTGCTGGGAGTAATCTTGGAAAAAGATTTTTGCTTACTCCTTGTTGAATTAGAAACAACGCCTTGgcatcttttttcttattttccttaTAAGTCTGCTGCTTTTCTTGCGTTTCCTTTCCTGCTTTTGATGTTTCTTGCTCCTCATACCCATCTTGAACAATATCCCAAAGATCCTGGGAGATGAACAGAGTCTTAATTTGAACACTCCAATACTCATAATTCTCACCATAAAAAATAGGCATTAGATTCTGGATATTCCCAATGGTACAGGAATTTGAACTTGATGCCATTGCTAATCACAGCGGTAGCGATAAGATCAAAtactgctctgataccaaatttgtTGGAGGAATGATCACAAAACTGAAGTGTATGATGGAAATATAAAGTGAGGCAGAGAGTGTTTCTAAAATAGAGAATTAGACAAACTGATTTTTATTAACTTCTTCGAGATATAACAGTAGCCTATATCATTGGCTATATATAATAACACTCAGACCCTTTTATATATAGACATAACTCTTAACTTCTAAAGAGATACAACTCTTCCTAAACATAACTTTTCATCAAGAGACACAACTCTACTTTAACAACTGATACAAATGTATTACGTTTAACACTTTCCAGATCACTTATCGTGTAGGGACTGTAGCGTATAAACTAGTGTTGCCAGTCACTGCCAAAATCTCATTGCTTAAAAAGAAACTTGGCTCTTCTGTGGTTCCTAATCCACCTTTACCACCCATGGgagctttagttttaaaacataaaatactttaCTAATTTGAAAGATAGATAtacaattttacttaattaatataagaCCAAAGACAGTAAAGTAACACTTACTTTTACTAAAATAACATTGAAGAGCACTAAAATTACTACATGTGTCATTGTGCTTTATTGTCAAATATAGATATTTAGTTTTTACCCACTCAACAAAACGACATAACAAGActgaaaacagaacaaaaaacGACACTACTCAAATTGAATCAGTTCCAAAAACCCTTTCGCGCGACCTTTCATCTTCAACTACAGAAACTCAGAGATAGTTCCACACtgaccaccaccaacaacgagcagcaacgacgacgagGAACGACGACcagcaacgacgacgagcaacgaccaccaccaacaacgagcagcaacgacgacgagcagcaacgacgacgagcagaaaccaccaccaacaacgaCAACCACTGACGACTATCGAAGCGATTTTCACTCTCTTGGGAAAAAAACAGTAAGAAAATGACCCTCTAACACAGATTTGTCTTCGATTTTAGGGATTACACATTTTTGCTGTTGTTCtttatgcaatgcagtttttggaaaaatggatgaaTCGTTGGATTCAAAACTACTCTTCGTTTAGGTTTTGCTTCGTTTATAGGGATTAACCATTCAAAATCGTTGGATTCaaaatttctggttgtttgtactaaattttgaaccagaaactgcaatgcagtttctggttccataattcaatttcagagttctttttgctagggtttatgggaatgtgataactgctcatgaagttaaatgtgttttgatattagttttagctactgtctttgcatttttgatttctggttgtttgtactaaattttgaaccagaaactgcattgcagtttctggttccataattcaatttcagagttctttttgctaggctttatgggaatgtgataactgctcatgaatttaaatgtgttttgatattagttttagctactgtttttgcatttttgatttctggttgtttgtactaaattttgaaccagaaactgcattgcagtttctggttccataattcaatttcagagttctttttgctagggtttatgagaatgtgataactgctcatgaatttacatgtgttttgatattagttttagctactgtttttgcatttttgatttctggttgtttgtactaaattttgaaccagaaactgcattgcagtttctggttccataattcaatttcagagttctttttgctaggctttatgggaatgtgataactgctcatgaatttacatgtgttttgatattagttttagctactgtctttgcatttttgatttctggttgtttgtacttaattttgaaccagaaactgcaatgcagtttctggttccataattccaTTTCCGGAGTCCTTTTTGCTAGGGTNNNNNNNNNNNNNNNNNNNNNNNNNNNNNNNNNNNNNNNNNNNNNNNNNNNNNNNNNNNNNNNNNNNNNNNNNNNNNNNNNNNNNNNNNNNNNNNNNNNNNNNNNNNNNNNNNNNNNNNNNNNNNNNNNNNNNNNNNNNNNNNNNNNNNNNNNNNNNNNNNNNNNNNNNNNNNNNNNNNNNNNNNNNNNNNNNNNNNNNNNNNNNNNNNNNNNNNNNNNNNNNNNNNNNNNNNNNNNNNNNNNNNNNNNNNNNNNNNNNNNNNNNNNNNNNNNNNNNNNNNNNNNNNNNNNNNNNNNNNNNNNNNNNNNNNNNNNNNNNNNNNNNNNNNNNNNNNNNNNNNNNNNNNNNNNNNNNNNNNNNNNNNNNNNNNNNNNNNNNNNNNNNNNNNNNNNNNNNNNNNNNNNNNNNNNNNNNNNNNNNNNNNNNNNNNNNNNNNNNNNNNNNNNNNNNNNNNNNNNNNNNNNNNNNNNNNNNNNNNNNNNNNNNNNNNNNNNNNNNNNNNNNNNNNNNNNNNNNNNNNNNNNNNNNNNNNNNNNNNNNNNNNNNNNNNNNNNNNNNNNNNNNNNNNNNNNNNNNNNNNNNNNNNNNNNNNNNNNNNNNNNNNNNNNNNNNNNNNNNNNNNNNNNNNNNNNNNNNNNNNNNNNNNNNNNNNNNNNNNNNNNNNNNNNNNNNNNNNNNNNNNNNNNNNNNNNNNNNNNNNNNNNNNNNNNNNNNNNNNNNNNNNNNNNNNNNNNNNNNNNNNNNNNNNNNNNNNNNNNNNNNNNNNNNNNNNNNNNNNNNNNNNNNNNNNNNNNNNNNNNNNNNNNNNNNNNNNNNNNNNNNNNNNNNNNNNNNNNNNNNNNNNNNNNNNNNNNNNNNNNNNNNNNNNNNNNNNNNNNNNNNNNNNNNNNNNNNNNNNNNNNNNNNNNNNNNNNNNNNNNNNNNNNNNNNNNNNNNNNNNNNNNNNNNNNNNNNNNNNNNNNNNNNNNNNNNNNNNNNNNNNNNNNNNNNNNNNNNNNNNNNNNNNNNNNNNNNNNNNNNNNNNNNNNNNNNNNNNNNNNNNNNNNNNNNNNNNNNNNNNNNNNNNNNNNNNNNNNNNNNNNNNNNNNNNNNNNNNNNNNNNNNNNNNNNNNNNNNNNNNNNNNNNNNNNNNNNNNNNNNNNNNNNNNNNNNNNNNNNNNNNNNNNNNNNNNNNNNNNNNNNNNNNNNNNNNNNNNNNNNNNNNNNNNNNNNNNNNNNNNNNNNNNNNNNNNNNNNNNNNNNNNNNNNNNNNNNNNNNNNNaacgaaaaggaaacaaacaaactgtataattttcattaacttcaaaaaagaatcacaatatccaaaaatgtgaaaagaacccaaaagccaaagccataatcaaagtactaaaactttgttcaaaacacatttaagtagGTCAGCATTGAAATGTAGTTTCTGCTCataatctgcaacaaaatctgctcaaaatctgaaataaacagaaatctgaaataaacagaaactgcaatgcagtttctgcaacaaaatctgaaataaacagaaactgcattgcagtttctgcaacaaaatctgctcaaaatctgaaaacaagcattgaatggcagtcgaaaacgaatatccactcattaaacaattgtataattttcattaacttcaaaaaagaatcacaatatcCAATTAGACGCTGTGTAGCCAATTACAAGCAACTAAAACTGCAATACAGTTTTTGCAAAAAGTGCAACGCAGAAACTGACTATATATTCGCTAAACcatatctaaaataaaaaattgtcaaatgagAAGGAGTGTTCATATAATAGCCTTGCAAGTCTTCCTATTGTGCCCAGCAACACTGCACCGACTGCATTTCAATGGCCttttaaattcaccaaaaactttgatcctCTTTGTTGGTGGTCTTCCGGCTGGCCTCTTTGTAATTGGCGGAAGCACAACTCCAGCGGCAGAACCATTGCTGCCCAATCCTTTCCCAATATCTGGAATAGGAAAAATAGGACTCTCATAGGCTTTTCGAAAGAAGTCGGTTTTGTAGTAACACTCCACGTAATCATAAACTGAATCTCTCTTTGCTAGGATTGCAGCCACCGCATGTGTGCAAGGAAAACCGTCAATTTGCCAAAGACGGCAAGAACAAGTCCTTTGCTCGAGATCAACCATAACAGAATAATCAGCAAATACTTCAAAAACAGTGCTATTAGAACGACGAACTGCCCAAGTCCTACCGGCCTCCGCATTTTCACAGAGTCTAGTCTCCATCTCCGGACACAAAACTGTTGTCCACTTCTCCGCTTCAATTCTTCGTTGAGAATTCAATACCATCAATTTCTGTCGAATCCCTTCTATCAAAGGTAGCACCGGCAAATCTCGAAACACACCAACCCAATTATTAAAGGACTCCGCTAAACTGTTTGCCATCTCCCCGTAACGCATTCCTTTGAAAAATGCGTTGGCATAGTGATCTCTAGACAAATCAGATATAAATGTCTTCACTTTCGAACTCCCAACAATCACCAACTCCTCCATTGCTACCTTAAACTCTTCCTCCGTAACAGCATATGCGCATctactaaataaattgataacacGGTCTTGGAGCAGTTTCCCATAACCTGACTTCGGGTACTTTGATATCAAATTCTGTTTGAGGTGATAATAACAGTAAGAATGAGGCCATCCGGGAAACACAAACCCCATTGCATTTAACAAACCTTGATTGCGGTCCGAGAAAAAGGTCACCACTCTCCCCATCGGTAGCAATATAGAAgccaaatgttgaagaaaccaAGTCCAATTCTCCTCTGTCTCAGAATCAACAACTCCAAAAGCTAGAGGATAAaaccctgcaaaacaaaaccaaaagcacaagtataagcaaaaaagggaaactgcagtgcagtttatgaaaacaaatctgctcaaaaaagggaaactgcaatgcagtttctgctaaaaattgcaacaaatgaaaatctgCAATACATTACAGTAACCATACCTTGATTTCCATTCTTTCCCGAAGCACACAGAAGCTGCCCCTTGTACTTGCTCTTCAAAAACGTAGCATCAATGAACAACAAGGGTATGCAATATTGAAATCCAGCAATGCAACCGccaaaagacacaaaaaaccgtcgAAAGCGATTAATTCCAGCTTCACAATCAAGAGTGCAGAGAGAACCAGTGTTAGTTTCCTTTACCGCGTCCACATACCACACTAACTCGTTGAAGGACTTCGACTCATCACCGTGAACGTCCAATTTAGCTAACTCTTTGCCAAACCATGCGTGGTAGTATGAAATGTCTATACCATAATAATCTTTGAACTCGTGTATAATCTCAACTGGCTTCAGCTCTGGTTTTGCACGAATTCTGTCCACAATGAGGGAGGACACCACACGAGACCTCATCATCTTACTCTTTGATTCCCGTATCCGACCCGCACATGTATGAACATTATTTAACGTCCGAATTACAAAACTTCCAGTAGCTTCACAACGAGAAGCATAAACACGCCAGCTGCAACCCTCCAATTTCTTATTCGAACAAACAGCAACCACCCGCTTCTTGTCATTGCCGGCATATTCAAATTAAATCCTACTTCAAGAGCGTACTTGCACAATTTCAACCGGAACTCCTCTGCACCACCGTCAAACTTCTGCCCCACATGATGTATGTATGTCTCCCACTCATTCGACAACAAAGGCTTAGCACTTGCTCTCTTCGACCTGCCCAAAAACTCGTTTCTGTCTTCGACAGTACTAGAACACGACGACTCGCCCTTTTCACATGCTATCAACTCCttatttacacaaaaatcACCACTATATTCACTGCTCCCGCATAAATCCTTCACTAAAATATCAACAGTCTTCTCATTtgatatcaacaaaaatgtccTCATCAAGTCCAAATCGCTATCCGTTTCTAGAAAACAACTCGGATAACTGGGCACCGAATACCGTAATGTGAAACAACCCAACtgcaaacccctaaacctcaGACACAATgtcttcaaaatatcaaccatgGATGACTCtgatgaaactgaaaacatgATGGTTTCCGACTTATATGTGCACTTGGCAATGACACACACCTCCATTagccttgaaaatgcaaacaaaacaacaaacaaaaacagaatatcaaaacacgtttgacttcatgagcagttataacattcccataaaccctagcaaaaagcactctgaaattgaattatggaaccagaaactgcattgcagtttctggttcaaaatttgctacaaacaaccagaaatcaaaatgcaaagacagtactgaatatcaaaacacgtttgacttcatgagcagttataatattcccataaaccctagcaaaaagcactctgaaattgaattatggaaccagaaactgcattgcagtttctggttcaaaatttagtacaaacaaccagaaattttGAATCCAATGATTTTGAATGGTTAATCCCTATAAACGAAGCAAAACCTAAACGAAGAGTAGTTTTGAATCCAACGAttcatccatttttccaaaaactgcattgcataaaGAACAACAGCAAAAATGTGTAATCCCTAAAATCGAAGACAAATCTGTGTTAGAGGGTCATTTTCTTACTGTTTTTTTCCCAAGAGAGTGAAAATCGCTTCGATAGTCGTCAGTGGTTGtcgttgttggtggtggtttcTGCTCGTCGTTGCTGAtcgtcgtcgttgctgctcgtcgttgctgctcgtcGTCGAACGAAATTTGCCTGCCAAACGAACGAAATCTGCTGCCAAACAACTGAGCTCGAAGacgaaacagagaagaacaCGAAGCTGCTGCCAAACGAACGAGAACGAAAACGAAACAGAGAAGTCGCGCCTTGTTTAAACATTCAGGGGCAAAAGCGTCATTTACTGTATAGGTTTACAAATGGGCCAACGAATCTGGGCCTTTCTTTGGGCTAATCcaaaatagtaattttttcctaggtattaaaactaaaaccaaaatatccaatatcttacaaactaattaataaagttaattatgtctaaaacctaatttttctttaaaaataaaggcTAGCAGTACGTTTCCTTAATTGTAGGGAATTAGTTGTCATCTAGCTGGCCTCTGGCCATTTGGCATCTGAGAGTTTGTATATACCCTTCTCGTTGTTTATAAGAAAGgcatgaaatgaaaaaagttgttttcttCCTTCTATTTCCAATTGCGATTTCCTTACCTTTTCCAAATTAGGTCTTCGGTCCCAACAGTTTGTACGTAGGGTAAATTTAGCTCACGCCATTTTGAAATTCTGGGTTCGTCCTTGAGTTGGCAAAACTACTTTTCAAAGGGTATATCAAGCAAAGAGATGGGTTAACCCTTCACCTTATGTCTAGGAGAGGGTCATGGTTTACTTGATCAACTTTCCAATCTACTGCagatatatatttgtaatatTGGTGTACACAATTGGAGTGATGGCTATGGAAAGCTTGTTACTAGAGGTAGTGATTGTCTTACAATTGGAGTGATCGAAGTTTTAAACTTATTTTCTCCGTCAAAGGTCAAGTTTTTCTTGGTTGTCTCAACTCTTTTTCTATGATGCAATATGCATGAATCCGTTTTCTTATTGGTTGAAACATTGATTGGCAGTGGCAGAGCCACTTCTGCGCCTGGAGTGGCATTGACCCTCCCAAATTTTTATCTTTCctctattatattatatataacatatagaATTTGTACTAAACAACTTATAATCTAAGTTAAAATTTcctctaaaataaattagccAAGACTCAATTAGAAATATTTAGCTCTAAACATGTAATCATTGAATACTTAAGTGTtttatatacttgtattttctacTTCGACTTCCCAACTTTACAATTCTAACTCCACCCCTATTAACTGGTAAATTCGGTGGATGAGTTGGTGAgtatttttgggtattttatGTAGAGCAGTAGGTTTTGGTCAAGCTCAAATGGACATGTACATAAACTGCGAAGAAGTTGAAAGCCAAGTCACGAATCCATGTAAATGAAACCAAATGTTTGTCTCACACGTACCCACCTCACACACCTTCTTATTTGACCAAACcaatcacattattttttcccttccaattaaaatgtttttattattaaaatcaaagaaaaggaaggaaaggaacaaagttttattttttatattttaggtgCTGAAAGGAACAAAAGTATCGATCTTTCTAGTACATATAAATCAGGCACACGCAAGAAGAAGTCCATATGGTCAGTTTCTACATTCCTCTGCAACACTTCTTCtagtttctatttttataacTTACAGCTTAAATTTAACACAAAACCAACTAACAAAACAACATGCATGAAATAAGTGTTCTGTCAAACCCTCCTTTCATGTCCTGTCCCCTCCTCCTTCCTCAAACTCCCCCAGAAATaaatccaaaacccaaaaacaaatcaaacccaGAGCATGGCAGACGACATCGTGGTCGACGAGGCCTTGTTAAACCGATCCAAGAACAAGTTCAAACGCTGCGTTTCGCACACACAAGATGAGCTGAAGAGCTTTAGGTCATATCTGCGATGGATGtgcgtggaccaatcgaatgCACGGAGTGCATGCCTCTCTTGGTTcgtgttctttttgtttgggatttttgtGCCAGCCATGTCCCATTTCGTGTTCGGCTGCGGCACTTGTGACAGCAAGCACAAGAGGCCCTACGACAGTGTCGTGCAGTTGTCGCTGAGCAGCGTTGCGAGCTTGTCGTTTGTTTGCTTGTCAAGGTTTGTGAAGAAGTTTGGGCTGCGGAGGTTCTTGTTTCTTGATAAGCTTTATGATGAGAGCGAGACGGTGAGGAGGGGATACACAGCTCAGCTTGATGTGAGTTTTCTCTAGCTCCATCTTCTTCTGACATTATAATTCATACAGTTGATCGTCTAAATTATTCCTGATTAATTTAACTTATGAGAAATGAAATTCGAACTTAGATACAAAATAGCAGACTCTCTACATTAATAATTAGGTTTTGATCATTAGGAAGTCATGGTTATGATGTTTTTGAATTATATGTTCGCCAATTAAGTCGTGTACATATAGATTTTCAATTTCCAGAAAAAGTAGAGTAACTTGGTTTAAGCTTTAGTGATTATAAAAtagattttcaatttcatttgtgTGACTCATATACATCTAGACATGGTAATTTTCTTGTAGAGATCATTGAAGCTTCTAAGCATCTTTGTTATACCATGCTTTGTTGCCGATAGTGCATATAAGATATGGTGGTACGCATCCGAAGCCAGGCAAATCCCTTTCGTGGGTAACGTTTACGCGAGTGCTGCAGTAGCATGTATAATGGAGTTGTGCTCGTGGCTCTATCGTACAACCGTGATCTTCCTCGTGTGCGTTCTATTCCGTCTGATCTGCTACCTCCAAATTCTACGGCTACAAGACTTCGCCACAATGTTTGAAGTTGACTCTGATGTTGGGTCAGTGTTGTCTGAGCACCTTAGGATCAGGAGGCAGCTCACCATCATAAGCCACAGGTGCCGTGCCTTCATATTATGGTCCCTCATTTTGGTCACAGTCAGCCAATTTGCTTTGCTGCTCATCACAACCAAGTCCAGTACCATGGTCAATCTTGATGTTTACAGAGCTGGTGAACTTGTGGTAAGTCAATTAAAACTATTTTTGATCACATTTAATTGATCACGACACTGATCATCTGTTTTTGTTACAGCTATGCTCCATAACTTTGGTGACTGGGCTGTTCATCCTACTACGCAGTGCAACCAAAATCACTCACAAGGCGCAAGCAGTGACATGTCTTGCTGCCAAGTGGCATGTTTGCGCAACGTTGGACTCTTTTGATGCAGCAACGGCTCAGAATGGCAGTGGGCGATCGTTGCCTGTGGCGGTGGGCAGCGAAGAGCATGGAGAATCAGACAATGAAGAGGTcgatgttgaag belongs to Prunus persica cultivar Lovell chromosome G4, Prunus_persica_NCBIv2, whole genome shotgun sequence and includes:
- the LOC109948859 gene encoding uncharacterized protein LOC109948859, translating into MMRSRVVSSLIVDRIRAKPELKPVEIIHEFKDYYGIDISYYHAWFGKELAKLDVHGDESKSFNELVWYVDAVKETNTGSLCTLDCEAGINRFRRFFVSFGGCIAGFQYCIPLLFIDATFLKSKYKGQLLCASGKNGNQGFYPLAFGVVDSETEENWTWFLQHLASILLPMGRVVTFFSDRNQGLLNAMGFVFPGWPHSYCYYHLKQNLISKYPKSGYGKLLQDRVINLFSRCAYAVTEEEFKVAMEELVIVGSSKVKTFISDLSRDHYANAFFKGMRYGEMANSLAESFNNWVGVFRDLPVLPLIEGIRQKLMVLNSQRRIEAEKWTTVLCPEMETRLCENAEAGRTWAVRRSNSTVFEVFADYSVMVDLEQRTCSCRLWQIDGFPCTHAVAAILAKRDSVYDYVECYYKTDFFRKAYESPIFPIPDIGKGLGSNGSAAGVVLPPITKRPAGRPPTKRIKVFGEFKRPLKCSRCSVAGHNRKTCKAII
- the LOC18778754 gene encoding uncharacterized protein LOC18778754, translating into MADDIVVDEALLNRSKNKFKRCVSHTQDELKSFRSYLRWMCVDQSNARSACLSWFVFFLFGIFVPAMSHFVFGCGTCDSKHKRPYDSVVQLSLSSVASLSFVCLSRFVKKFGLRRFLFLDKLYDESETVRRGYTAQLDRSLKLLSIFVIPCFVADSAYKIWWYASEARQIPFVGNVYASAAVACIMELCSWLYRTTVIFLVCVLFRLICYLQILRLQDFATMFEVDSDVGSVLSEHLRIRRQLTIISHRCRAFILWSLILVTVSQFALLLITTKSSTMVNLDVYRAGELVLCSITLVTGLFILLRSATKITHKAQAVTCLAAKWHVCATLDSFDAATAQNGSGRSLPVAVGSEEHGESDNEEVDVEEDELDNTKLIPSYAYSTISFQKRHALVKYFENNRAGITIFGFTLDRTTLHTIFMLELSLVLWLLGKTVGIS